Proteins encoded by one window of Cellvibrio sp. KY-GH-1:
- a CDS encoding lipopolysaccharide assembly protein LapB gives MMTTDALRQNQIQQQLRAGVDAHVRGNLLAAENAYKTVLSLDDINATAHNNLGFVYGQQAKWPLALEHLHKAIEISPDYATAMSNLGQIYFSTGEQEKALTLLEQAIALDANDPQHWHNLARIDLLRGNFQRAEYGWWRACNLRADFLDYQVNMAIAIAAQHRFAEAEKIYQGVVAQQPQHFNALLQLGICWLLMKNYGNAQQIFQRALQLDPQDPSLLRHCGLVELTLGNKVSAAHFFQSLLDLTPEDQDARVDYALVLLELDDKLALAEQRDYLQAVALPGERVLRYLPVIDRALGEPELH, from the coding sequence ATGATGACTACTGACGCTCTGAGACAAAATCAAATCCAACAACAATTGCGCGCCGGAGTAGATGCGCATGTGCGCGGAAATTTACTCGCCGCCGAAAATGCGTACAAAACAGTGTTGAGCCTGGATGATATTAATGCAACGGCGCACAACAACCTGGGGTTTGTTTACGGCCAGCAAGCCAAGTGGCCGCTGGCGCTGGAGCATTTGCACAAGGCCATTGAAATAAGCCCTGACTATGCCACGGCCATGTCCAACCTTGGGCAAATTTATTTTTCTACCGGTGAGCAGGAGAAAGCATTAACGCTATTGGAGCAAGCCATCGCATTGGATGCCAATGACCCACAGCATTGGCACAACCTCGCGCGTATAGATTTGCTTCGCGGCAATTTCCAGCGCGCCGAGTATGGTTGGTGGCGGGCCTGCAATTTGCGTGCGGATTTTCTGGATTATCAAGTCAATATGGCAATTGCCATAGCAGCGCAGCACAGGTTTGCGGAAGCAGAAAAAATTTATCAGGGCGTTGTCGCGCAACAACCACAACATTTTAATGCGCTTCTGCAATTGGGTATCTGTTGGTTGCTGATGAAAAACTATGGCAATGCGCAACAAATTTTTCAACGCGCCTTGCAGCTAGATCCACAAGACCCATCGCTATTGCGACATTGTGGTTTGGTTGAGTTGACGTTGGGCAATAAAGTCAGTGCGGCGCACTTCTTTCAGTCCTTGCTGGACCTAACGCCGGAAGATCAAGACGCGCGTGTTGATTACGCGTTAGTACTGCTGGAATTGGATGACAAGCTGGCATTAGCGGAGCAGCGTGATTATTTGCAGGCAGTTGCTCTGCCGGGCGAACGTGTGCTCCGCTATTTGCCGGTGATTGACCGTGCGTTAGGTGAGCCGGAGCTGCATTAG
- a CDS encoding ChrR family anti-sigma-E factor, with the protein MNAWHPDDMTLMNYAAGSLSAPEALAIAMHLCFCHECRTHVKNFNHLGGALLENITPASTDGSSFDALMAEIDKDLPAIRNSRPAAPATQTAPAAQNPLQKYLPEPLENLSWHRQTKEVSKYDLTKLLGTKGFQVALQKIKAGAKIPTHTHKGVEYTVILNGGFSDELGVYHTGDFIARDASHKHSPTALQNEDCICLTVLSAPLKFTGWHRILNPFIAWS; encoded by the coding sequence ATGAACGCCTGGCACCCGGATGATATGACGCTGATGAACTATGCTGCGGGTAGCCTAAGCGCGCCCGAGGCATTGGCAATTGCGATGCACTTGTGTTTTTGTCATGAGTGCCGCACGCATGTGAAAAATTTCAACCATTTGGGCGGCGCATTGCTGGAAAACATTACGCCTGCAAGCACCGACGGCTCCAGTTTTGATGCGCTCATGGCAGAAATCGATAAAGACCTTCCAGCAATCAGGAACTCGCGCCCTGCTGCACCGGCTACACAAACAGCACCAGCGGCGCAAAATCCACTTCAAAAATACCTGCCTGAACCCTTGGAGAATTTATCCTGGCATCGACAAACCAAAGAAGTAAGTAAATACGATTTGACCAAACTACTCGGAACCAAAGGCTTTCAGGTAGCGCTGCAGAAAATTAAAGCCGGGGCAAAAATTCCTACTCATACCCACAAGGGTGTTGAGTATACGGTGATTTTAAACGGCGGCTTTTCCGATGAGCTCGGTGTTTATCACACAGGCGATTTTATTGCGCGCGATGCAAGCCATAAACACAGCCCCACGGCATTACAAAATGAAGATTGTATTTGCTTAACTGTGCTTAGTGCGCCGTTGAAATTTACTGGTTGGCACCGGATATTAAATCCATTTATCGCATGGAGCTAA